The genomic window TCCAGCGCCCGGCACAACCAGATGCCGCGGCCAAAACCGATGCCCCGCTGGACGATCGTCATCAGCAACATCACCGACATGCCCCAGGCCAACGAATCGGCGCGAAACCCGGCTTGCGGTTCAGCGGTGGACGACGCGGTAGCGGGCATGTAGTTCAGCGTGGGGAAAGCGGCGAAACCAAACGTTTGCCGTAAACTCTGCGACGCCTTGTACATTTGCGCCGGCCAGCGGCTTAAAATGCCAAGGGTTCTGGTCGCTCGCCGGACGACTGTTCCGATTTTGCGGGTGGCAAAGCTGTGCCGAATTCCTGGAGTCCCTCAATGAAGTGGTTTGGTCGCTGCTCCCTGTCGTTGCCCGTCCTGGCCGCCGCTCTGGCCTGTGGTTCCTTGCTGATCACCGAGGTTGCCGGGGCCGCCGATTCTTGGCCGCGGTTTCGTGGTCCCGCCGGCAACGGCATCGCTCCCGACACCCCTGCGACAATTCCGCTGCAGTGGAGCCCTCAGCGGAATGTCCGCTGGCGATGTGAAACGCCCGGCAGCGGTTGGTCTTCGCCCGTCGTCGGAGGCGGCAAGGTTTATTTGACCGCCGCCATCGCTGCCGACGATCAGCCCGACGATCTGAATTTATCATTGATCATCATCGACGCCCAATCGGGCCGCATCGATCGCGTCGTTAAACTGCTGCAGCAGGACGGCGAACAAGCGCCCTCGATTCACAAAAAGAATAGCCACGCCAGCCCCACACCGATTCTGGCCGGCGATCGCATCTACGCTCACTTTGGCCACCAGGGCACCGTTTGCACGGACCTGGCGGGCAATGTGATTTGGAGCCAACGCGAACTGACGTTTCCTCCGGTCCACGGCAACGGCGGTTCGCCGGTGTTGGTCGGCAAACATTTAATCTTTACGTGCGACGGCTCGCGGCGGCCGTACGTCGCGGCTCTAAACACCGACGATGGCTCGGTCGCTTGGCGGACCGAACGTCCGGTCGACGCGGTGAAGAAATTCTCCTTCGCCACGCCCACCGTGATCGATGTCGCGGGACAAACGCAAGTCATCGCGCCCGGCAGCGACTGTGTGCTGGCGCTGGAACCGACCAGCGGAGACATTCTTTGGCAAGTTCGCTACGACGGCTACTCGGTGATTCCCAAACCCGTCTACGCCAATGGCCGCGTGTTTGTGATGACCGGATACGACCGAGCCAGTTTGTTGGCGATCCGCCCCGATGGACAGGGCGACGTGACCGACACCCACGTCGACTGGATCGTCG from Roseimaritima ulvae includes these protein-coding regions:
- a CDS encoding outer membrane protein assembly factor BamB family protein; translated protein: MKWFGRCSLSLPVLAAALACGSLLITEVAGAADSWPRFRGPAGNGIAPDTPATIPLQWSPQRNVRWRCETPGSGWSSPVVGGGKVYLTAAIAADDQPDDLNLSLIIIDAQSGRIDRVVKLLQQDGEQAPSIHKKNSHASPTPILAGDRIYAHFGHQGTVCTDLAGNVIWSQRELTFPPVHGNGGSPVLVGKHLIFTCDGSRRPYVAALNTDDGSVAWRTERPVDAVKKFSFATPTVIDVAGQTQVIAPGSDCVLALEPTSGDILWQVRYDGYSVIPKPVYANGRVFVMTGYDRASLLAIRPDGQGDVTDTHVDWIVDKGISKTPSLIATDGILLLVSDDGIAVCIDQESGEGLWKQRLGGGFSASPILVGQRLYLTNEAGLTTVLRAGRKYEKISENDLQERTLASAAVAEGAIFQRTAKALYRLQTGT